The nucleotide sequence GCACCACGGGGCAGTGTGCTGGCGTTTTCCTCAACGATTTTTTCAACATTTTTCAGAACAGTGCCCAGATCGATGCCTTCGGTGGACACATAGATGTCGAAGCTCGGCATCGAGTTGTAGCGGGTCACTTCTCCAGGCGTGCCGACGGGCCCGACATGGCTGACGCCACCCAGTAGCTGGATCTGGGAATGTGCGTCTTTTGCCGATCCGCCAACCGGGACGGTCAGCAAGTCGTTGAAGTGAGTGAGCTGAGGCTGCGGAATATAGGTATTGAGGGTAAAGGTCACACCCCAATGCGGGTCAAACCAGTATTGAGGGTCGACCGTCGAACTGCCGGACAATGTCATCAATTCACTGTCGGCCAGGTCGCCTGCCGTGATGTCTGTCTCACTGCCGAAGGTTCGGTCATTCTGGATAAAGAGAGTCGGATTCCGCATGATTTGCTGCAGAACCACGTCAGAAGAGCCGGGGATGCGTCGGATTTTATTCACCAGCATCCGTGAATATTGATACAGCTTTTCCAGTTCCGGCCCCTGGATCTTGATATCGATCGGGGATGGGGAGCCGAAGTTCAGGATTTTTGCCGTCAGCTCGGCCGGCTGGAAGGTAAAGACCGTGCCGGGGAAACTGGCTGACAATTCCTTGCGCAGGAGTCTGCGATAATCCCAGACCTCAGATTCAGGATTGTTGAGCATGATTGTGAAGTCACAATCCTGAGTGCCGATGGTCGGGGTCGGAATAAAGGCCTGGTTGTGAGGTGCTTCCGCCATGCCGCAATTGGCGACGGCATCGGCAACCTGACCGGGCAGCAGCTCATGCATCCGGTTGATCACCAGTGCGGAGATACGTCCGGCGACTTCGATACGTGAGCCGAGCGGTGCACGCATATGCATTTGCAACTGGCCGGATTTTACTTCGGGGAAGAAGTCCCGCCCCATGATCCCGAACAGCCCGAGAGAGGCAATGGAAAAGGCCAGCATGCTCAAAACGACGGTTCTTCTCTGCCGGATGGCGCCCTCCAGAAAGCGCCCATATCCCTCCCGGAAAGAGGAGAAGCCCCTCTCGAATCCCTTCTGGAAGCGGGTGAAGAAACCCGGACGTTTGGGAGGATGGGGATGATGGCCTTCCCCATGTTCGGCGCCATGGCCCTGATGCCCATGCCCGACCAGAAGATACTTGGCCATGGTCGGCACCAGAGTGCGGGACAGAATGAAAGAGGCCGCCATGGCCAGAATGATAGCTTCCGCCATTGGCATGAACAGCCAGCCCGATACGCCACTGAGGGCAAACAGAGGCAGCCAGACGATACAAATGCAGGTGGTGGAGACGAAGGTCGGGATCACGATCTGGTTGGCGGCATCGACAATGGCCGTTTCCAGATCTTTTCCCATTTCAAGATGGGTATCGATGTTCTCGATCATCACGGTGGCGTCGTCCACCAGGATGCCGACCGCCAGCGCCAGCCCGCCCAGCGTCATCACGTTGATGGTCTGACCAAGCCAGCCAAGTCCGATCAGGGAGCAGAGAATGGCCAGCGGAATAGAGGTCGCGATGATGACCGTAGGACGCCATGAACCAAGGAACATGATGACCACGAAGCCGGTCAGTGCCGCTGCGGTGGTCATTTCCCGCAACACGTCCGTGATGGCGCCTTTCACGAAACCGGCGGCGTCACTGAACACGCTGATATGGCTGCTGGCGGGGATGACTTTTTCCAGACGCGGAAGGAGATCACGCACGCCGTTGATCACGTTCAGGGTTGAGGCTTCACCGCTTTTCATGACGACCAGCAGAACGGCCTGTTTTCCATGCACCAGGACGAGGTTGGTCTGTGGATGGCCGCCCCGGTACACTTCGCCGAGATCGTGAATGTAAACGACCGCGTTGCCGACACGTTTAACCGGGATATTGGCGATTTCCTCGACGGTTCTGGGCGTTGCGTTGGTCTGCACCATCCAGTCTGTCGGGCCTATTTTCTGGTCACCTGCCGGGCGCACAACGTTCTGGGTATCCAGAACCTTCTGCACGTCCATGGCCGAGATATGGTGCGCCTGCAGCTGTTCCTGATTCAGGCTGATCATGACGAAGCTGTCCATACCACCGTAAGGGTGGGGGACGATTGCGCCCGGAACGGTCACCAGCATGGGTCGGATACGGATCTGCGCCAGTTTGAACAGATCCGAGGGCGTCATGTTGTCGGATGTCAGCTTCAGCGTAATGACTGGAACCGAGGATGCTTCCAGCTTCATGATCATCGGTGCCGGAGTATGCTCCGGCATCGTGATCAGCACGGTCTGAGAGATCGCGACGACGTCTGCTTCGGCCGAGCCGATTTCGGTGCCCGGCTGGAAGAAAATATTAACGACTGCACGACCGTAATAGGAATCGGACTGCATATGTTCGATTCCCTCGACGGTCGAGGTAACGCCTTGCTCGAAATTATAGATGATTCGGCCTGCGAATTCATCAGGGAGCAGGCCCCCATATGTCCATACGACGGCGATAACCGGGATGCGGATGGTCGGAAATACGTCTGTTGGTGTTTTGAGGATGGACAGAATACCAAAGAAAACAATGGCAATCGATAAAACAACGAAAGTATATGGTCGTCTAAGAGCAACAAGAACGAGTGCGTTCATTCGTCTAATCCCGGCGGTCGTTCATAGTGGGAAGCTTTCCTCACGTAGAGTCGGTCGGTTGCCTTTATGCCGAAATACGTCCGGCTGCATCTGTTTTGCTCTCGTGAAATTTTCTATCCTGAGAGCCAAAGGGCCGATGATTCCGCAGAGAAGTCAAGGCAGGCAGATGACAAGGCATTAATAGTTGCAGGCGATGCATGTTATTTTTCCTTAGCTCGCATGGAGTTCTGCATAAAAGTAATCAAATGAGTAACTAAAATCGTGTTTAAGATTGCCTTCGCAAGCAATGAACGAAAGTTATTTTTACTGTCATTATAATTGAGGATTATTTGTTTTTTGATAAGAATAAATACCTAAGAAAGGATAAATTGTTTACTTGAATGTACGATATGCTATTGGCGGGCTTCTATAGAATCATCGAAGCGATATCAGAACGATTATCGTCTTAATGCAAGTCTTTTGCAGATCGAATGGTTGGAGGGGCGCCTTGATCGGGGGGAAGGCGGTTACGCTGCAACAGGGCGCGTCGGCCTTCAGCCCATTGCCATAGCAGCAGGGCGGGAATACCGATGGCCAGATCACGCCCGCGTTTGATCAGCGATACGGCAAGGGCGGCTTCTCCGCTGAGGCCAAAGAGGCCGCCCAAAAAGATCAGGCCACCTTCCTGCACGCCAATTGCGTTCGGGATCATGAAGGCAAGGCTGCGTATGCCATAGAGCAGGCTGTCGATGGCAATGGCGCTGGTAACGGGCAGATTGATGCCGAGCAGGCGGATGGTCATCCATGTTTCAAGCCCGCTGATGATCCAGCACAGGAGATGCAGTGCTCCGGCCAGAAACAGGCGGGAAGGGGTTGCATAAATTTGGCGGATATCATCCTGCACCATGGCGGAGCGGGCCAGTGTCTGCCCCAGCAGATGGCGGGAGAGGGATGCGCCGATCCGATCGGTGCCCTTTAATCCTCTGGCTTGCAGAATAATGAACAGCGACACCAGTACGCCCATGCCCGATACGGCATAGAGCAGGGGCGTGACCAGCCCGCTATCGGGGCGGGTCCAT is from Granulibacter bethesdensis and encodes:
- a CDS encoding lysylphosphatidylglycerol synthase domain-containing protein; the protein is MNTPVLLGLLAGLAIVTLLVLEQNAGAVWHSLTAIGWEGFSIIVLYHLILIGLMGLAWWMLGRNKGRPWWFTWGRLIRDSAAETLPLSQLGGYVLGGRAAALAGIPGAFAAASTVVDVTTELVAQLVYTLIGLTLLSWTRPDSGLVTPLLYAVSGMGVLVSLFIILQARGLKGTDRIGASLSRHLLGQTLARSAMVQDDIRQIYATPSRLFLAGALHLLCWIISGLETWMTIRLLGINLPVTSAIAIDSLLYGIRSLAFMIPNAIGVQEGGLIFLGGLFGLSGEAALAVSLIKRGRDLAIGIPALLLWQWAEGRRALLQRNRLPPDQGAPPTIRSAKDLH
- a CDS encoding efflux RND transporter permease subunit; this encodes MNALVLVALRRPYTFVVLSIAIVFFGILSILKTPTDVFPTIRIPVIAVVWTYGGLLPDEFAGRIIYNFEQGVTSTVEGIEHMQSDSYYGRAVVNIFFQPGTEIGSAEADVVAISQTVLITMPEHTPAPMIMKLEASSVPVITLKLTSDNMTPSDLFKLAQIRIRPMLVTVPGAIVPHPYGGMDSFVMISLNQEQLQAHHISAMDVQKVLDTQNVVRPAGDQKIGPTDWMVQTNATPRTVEEIANIPVKRVGNAVVYIHDLGEVYRGGHPQTNLVLVHGKQAVLLVVMKSGEASTLNVINGVRDLLPRLEKVIPASSHISVFSDAAGFVKGAITDVLREMTTAAALTGFVVIMFLGSWRPTVIIATSIPLAILCSLIGLGWLGQTINVMTLGGLALAVGILVDDATVMIENIDTHLEMGKDLETAIVDAANQIVIPTFVSTTCICIVWLPLFALSGVSGWLFMPMAEAIILAMAASFILSRTLVPTMAKYLLVGHGHQGHGAEHGEGHHPHPPKRPGFFTRFQKGFERGFSSFREGYGRFLEGAIRQRRTVVLSMLAFSIASLGLFGIMGRDFFPEVKSGQLQMHMRAPLGSRIEVAGRISALVINRMHELLPGQVADAVANCGMAEAPHNQAFIPTPTIGTQDCDFTIMLNNPESEVWDYRRLLRKELSASFPGTVFTFQPAELTAKILNFGSPSPIDIKIQGPELEKLYQYSRMLVNKIRRIPGSSDVVLQQIMRNPTLFIQNDRTFGSETDITAGDLADSELMTLSGSSTVDPQYWFDPHWGVTFTLNTYIPQPQLTHFNDLLTVPVGGSAKDAHSQIQLLGGVSHVGPVGTPGEVTRYNSMPSFDIYVSTEGIDLGTVLKNVEKIVEENASTLPRGAIVEIQGQAPTMREAYVQLIGGLFVSVAVIYLLIVVNFQSWMDPFIIITALPGALAGIAWSLFLTKTNISVPALTGAIMCMGTATANSILVVSYARERMEIHGKALTAALEAGYGRIRPVIMTASAMIVGMIPMATSNSENAPLGKAVIGGLIMATISTLVFVPCIYAIVYGRRSASKGAA